A genomic window from Calditrichia bacterium includes:
- a CDS encoding DUF2029 domain-containing protein, producing MAIISVIWLGYEFWRLLFQVGDMGAIDLRNRHNELQTWIEGKMFTEHGTAMYPPASYVLLYPLMGWLSFGAARWFWALTTIVALVILVRQSLSFIVLNQKHKTWQFFVAITFYRCIRSAQLSAMVNCRFISSLFCLFLYIYYKTPQI from the coding sequence ATGGCAATCATCTCCGTGATCTGGCTCGGATATGAATTCTGGCGGTTGCTGTTTCAGGTTGGCGACATGGGTGCAATTGACCTCCGAAATCGTCATAATGAGTTACAAACCTGGATTGAAGGAAAAATGTTTACCGAGCATGGAACCGCAATGTATCCGCCGGCAAGCTATGTGTTATTATATCCATTAATGGGTTGGTTATCTTTTGGGGCAGCACGTTGGTTTTGGGCATTAACAACCATTGTCGCGTTAGTTATTTTAGTTCGTCAGTCTTTATCTTTTATTGTTTTAAACCAAAAGCACAAAACATGGCAATTCTTTGTGGCAATCACCTTTTATCGATGTATTCGATCGGCGCAACTATCAGCAATGGTCAATTGCCGATTCATATCATCTCTATTTTGCTTATTTCTATATATATATTACAAAACGCCTCAAATTTAA